The proteins below are encoded in one region of Syntrophotalea carbinolica DSM 2380:
- a CDS encoding transposase, whose product MRKQRKNYTGNEKVAILKRHLVDQIPVSDLCDEYQLQPTVFYRWQKEFFENGAAAFEKSNSRKKTSDEKRIAQLEAKLQTKNEVLSELMEEHVQLKKDLGEL is encoded by the coding sequence ATGCGAAAACAACGTAAAAATTACACCGGCAATGAGAAGGTTGCTATTCTCAAGCGGCATCTTGTCGATCAGATACCGGTCTCGGATCTGTGTGACGAATATCAGCTTCAACCCACGGTTTTCTACCGTTGGCAGAAGGAATTTTTTGAGAACGGCGCTGCCGCATTCGAAAAGAGCAACTCTCGCAAAAAGACATCTGATGAAAAACGGATCGCTCAACTCGAAGCCAAATTGCAGACCAAAAACGAAGTCCTCTCTGAGTTGATGGAGGAGCACGTTCAGTTAAAAAAAGATCTTGGGGAACTCTAA